Sequence from the Acidimicrobiia bacterium genome:
CCCAGTGCGCTCGCTCGGCGCGGCGGGTCTCGAGCAGGAACCGCTCGAGGTGGGCGCGGTCGTGACCGGCGAGCCGACGCTTCGAGACGCCGCCCCGGAACAGCGACCCCGCCTCGGGGAGCGCGTCCTTCCACGCCTTGACCCGTAGCGCCCGCTCGTAGACGCGACCGTCCCGCTCGAACCGGCGCAGGCGGAGCGAGCCGTCCCGAGCCAGCGTCTCGCCCGAGAGCCGGTGGGCGGCGTACCCGCAGATCGTGCTCCACACCGCCCACAGCCCCGCGTCGGAGACGGCGATGAGGACGTTGCGCGTGGAGCCGAGGGTCGCGGTCACCGGCTCCGACCGTCGGCGCCTCGGAGTCGGATCGTGCGCCCCTTCCACCGGACCTGACCCCGCGCCGTCAGGAGCAGCGATCCGAGGAACACGGCCACGAACAGCGCCGCCAGCACCGGGTAGAGGGCGGCGGCCGCGATCCCGAAGTTGCCGAGCTGGCGCAGCATGACGAAGCACTGCACCGCGAACGCGGCGTAGAGGAGCAGCGCCACGCTGCTCCCCCCGAGCGCGTCGAAGCCGGTGACGAGGCACGCGGCGACCCAGGCCACGATGGCGACCAGGCGCGGGAGCGGCGTGGCCGCGGCGCCGGCGGCGAAGTTCTTCGCGAACCCCTCGAGCAGCCGGTCGGGCCGGTCGTACATGCGGAAGGCGACGAGGTCGCCGCCGGCGAAGCAAGTGACGGGCTCGTGCGCGGCGGCGAAGCGCCGGGCCAGCGCCACGTCCTCGATCACGGCGCGTCGCACCGAGCGGTGGTCGAGGTGCGTGAGCAGGGCGTCGCGTCGGGCGATGAAGCACGGCCCGAACGCGGCGGCCCGCGTCGGGCTCGAGCCCGGCGAGGCCAGCCCCACGCCCATCACCGCGACGAGGTTGAAGAACGCGGCCGCGCGCTCCCACCAGTGACGCATCTCGTGGTAGGGCTGGACCGACAGCAGCCCGCCCCGGCGCACCCACGTCGGCACGAGCCGGGCCAGGAGATGCGGCGACGGGTCGACGTCGGCGTCGAGCGACAGCA
This genomic interval carries:
- a CDS encoding glycosyltransferase; amino-acid sequence: MDPRLLALAIVWLVGWYLCWRVRVVPYAREPEPLGAPVSVVIPARDEERTLPTVLAGLASQTAPPHEVIVVDDGSTDTTAAVAAARGAEVLAGEPLPAGWAGKPWAVFQGARAARSPVVLSLDADVDPSPHLLARLVPTWVRRGGLLSVQPYHEMRHWWERAAAFFNLVAVMGVGLASPGSSPTRAAAFGPCFIARRDALLTHLDHRSVRRAVIEDVALARRFAAAHEPVTCFAGGDLVAFRMYDRPDRLLEGFAKNFAAGAAATPLPRLVAIVAWVAACLVTGFDALGGSSVALLLYAAFAVQCFVMLRQLGNFGIAAAALYPVLAALFVAVFLGSLLLTARGQVRWKGRTIRLRGADGRSR